Proteins encoded by one window of Salvia splendens isolate huo1 chromosome 14, SspV2, whole genome shotgun sequence:
- the LOC121763621 gene encoding BRCA1-associated RING domain protein 1-like: MSEIQSVARSLNPCIFHLQKLRFELNCALCLNMLNKPILLPCNHVFCNSCVEFISHCPACQQRFTNQEIRPAFHMENIAAIYKNLDATFNSSILPLISTGSNIPVLRSIVTDQVTNNLGVMVSKTNDNCPDPAPSRIKSAKCSVSEELDVNHALEIWPGSSPSSVDTKHVDQHRSPGCRNEDVGKIRVKSSAGDQLGIVSGEVDTNDTYHAREPKRQKKLNYGPSGAALQSHTYSQKLVSNSDAAASKLEDCKSAEDASIISSTAPWDASNVDGYICALCHSSKITEGTGQMLHYAGGKEVARDEAAYSKTIPVHIKCIEWAPQVYFVNDTIVNLESELTRASKLKCSGCGLKGAALGCFAKSCRRSYHIPCALEVLGCRWDCGEFLMLCPAHKSIKFPSEKSNSRKRPIGEKCSVPIEITPEQQNICSTSPSRPEQLVLCGSALSSEEKCLVANVAKTTGATMYKFWNPNVTHVIAATDSNGACSRTLKVLMAILNGKWVLSMDWIKACAEANHPVDEEPYEVNLDNHGFRDGPRTARLRASENGPKLFHGLSFYFNGEFVPSYKNDLLGLVRAGGGNTIESMEEAVSERQSLEDFSTTLVVYNHDKPQGCSATEASFVLSKRAAEAGDVARNIDARLVPHTWILESIAACKILPFSS; encoded by the exons ATGTCTGAGATTCAGAGCGTCGCCAGGTCCCTTAATCCCTGCATCTTTCACCTCCAGAAGCTTCGATTCGAGCTCAATTGCGCTTTATG TTTGAACATGCTTAACAAGCCGATCTTGCTTCCGTGCAATCACGTTTTCTGCAA TTCATGTGTTGAATTTATCAGCCATTGCCCCGCGTGTCAGCAGCGTTTTACCAATCAAG AAATCAGGCCAGCCTTTCACATGGAGAACATTGCGGCTATTTACAAAAATCTGGATGCTACTTTCAACTCTTCGATCTTGCCGCTTATATCTACTG GTTCTAATATCCCAGTTTTGAGATCTATCGTGACTGATCAAGTGACAAATAACCTTGGTGTGATGGTGTCTAAAACGAATGATAATTGCCCTGACCCTGCTCCAAGTAGGATTAAGTCAGCTAAGTGTTCTGTATCAGAAGAATTAGATGTGAATCATGCTCTAGAAATTTGGCCTGGCAGCTCCCCTTCCTCTGTTGATACTAAACATGTAGATCAACATAGAAGTCCAGGTTGCAgaaatgag GATGTAGGTAAAATTAGAGTTAAGAGCTCTGCTGGAGATCAATTAGGCATAGTTTCTGGTGAGGTGGATACAAACGACACATATCATGCAAGGGAACCTAAGAgacaaaagaagctaaattatGGACCATCTGGTGCAGCTTTGCAAAGCCACACATACAGCCAGAAATTAGTTTCTAATTCTGATGCTGCAGCTTCTAAGCTTGAGGACTGCAAATCCGCAGAAGATGCTTCCATCATTTCTTCAACTGCACCCTGGGATGCATCAAATGTGGATGGATATATTTGTGCTCTTTGCCATTCTTCAAAGATAACAGAA GGAACTGGCCAAATGCTGCACTATGCTGGCGGAAAGGAGGTAGCAAGAGATGAAGCAGCTTATTCCAAGACAATACCTGTCCATATCAAATGCATAGAATG GGCCCCTCAGGTCTATTTTGTGAATGATACTATTGTGAATTTGGAGTCTGAATTAACGCGAGCTTCTAAGCTCAAGTGCAGTGGTTGTGGGCTGAAGGGAGCAGCTCTTGGCTGCTTTGCAAAGTCCTGCCGCAGAAGCTATCACATTCCTTGTGCTCTGGAGGTGCTAGGCTGCAGATGGGACTGT GGTGAATTTTTAATGCTTTGTCCAGCTcataaatcaattaaatttcCAAGCGAAAAGTCTAACTCCAGAAAGCGTCCCATTGGAGAGAAGTGCTCTGTGCCCATTGAAAT TACACCTGAACAGCAGAATATTTGCTCAACCTCCCCAAGTAGGCCTGAACAGTTGGTTCTGTGTGGATCTGCTCTATCTTCCGAGGAGAAG TGTTTGGTGGCTAACGTAGCTAAAACTACTGGTGCTACTATGTACAAGTTCTGGAACCCAAATGTCACCCATGTGATTGCAGCTACAGATTCAAACGGTGCATGTAGCAGAACTCTGAAAGTTCTCATGGCCATCTTAAATGGAAAATGGGTCCTCTCCATGGATT GGATAAAAGCTTGTGCGGAAGCAAATCATCCTGTTGATGAAGAACCTTATGAAGTTAACCTGGACAATCACGGTTTTCGTGATGGCCCAAGAACTGCCAGGTTGAGAGCATCAGAGAAT GGTCCGAAGCTTTTCCATGGATTGAGCTTTTACTTCAATGGTGAGTTCGTTCCGTCTTACAAGAACGATCTCTTAGGCTTGGTTAGAGCCGGTGGAGGCAACACTATTGAGAGCATGGAGGAAGCAGTTTCAGAAAGGCAAAGTCTTGAAGATTTTTCGACTACTTTAGTAGTTTACAATCATGATAAGCCTCAAGGGTGTTCAGCAACGGAAGCAAGTTTTGTTTTGTCGAAGAGAGCAGCAGAAGCAGGGGACGTGGCGAGAAACATAGATGCTCGGCTCGTTCCACATACATGGATCTTGGAATCCATTGCTGCATGTAAAATCTTGCCATTTTCATCCtga
- the LOC121765244 gene encoding uncharacterized protein LOC121765244 — protein MGCFLRCFGGDNAQKRRKHRASPPRQRNKTQNELENKITAQRSVAETNPANLLLEVLELGNKPEVVERGSPIPSPKKSPSVSPRERVTFNSNVKTYEHVRVHDSIESLPGGVAEGEKQEDLKSPSHSRSLSKEDDSVTSSVASYPPNHRYHNARESDDEAEEYGDSDLEDLDDEDDNEDDYYSDEDTNARFPGHQVWSEPVVTASMESRTGSSSAPATRQEVESVMVKTQLPDEEAKEIGSRTNARDRSDYINSVLNPVENITQWKAAKSKGTVVVKPQKENFEAPRMSFSSEPIFGQAPSSFKAKSHQSKNGNQETLVDASLSNWIGTPEVATSKKTSFSGFETITKSWTATSEGCCTSPMSFEDRPILGALTVEELKQISASPSPRKSPSRSHDEMPIIGSVGTHWNDSGSAKHSGAVASFKGIPNTTSKYREDRTVNWHSTPFETRLDRALNRGAA, from the exons ATGGGTTGTTTTCTTCGATGCTTCGGTGGTGACAATGCGCAGAAACGCCGCAAACATCGGGCCAGCCCTCCGCGCCAA agaaacaaaacacaaaatgaGCTGGAAAACAAAATCACTGCACAACGGTCTGTGGCAGAAACTAATCCTGCTAACTTGCTCTTGGAGGTTTTGGAGTTGGG GAATAAACCTGAGGTGGTGGAGCGAGGGAGCCCTATCCCAAGCCCCAAGAAGAGTCCGAGCGTGAGTCCAAGGGAAAGAGTTACATTTAACTCAAATGTCAAGACATACGAGCATGTTCGAGTCCATGACAGCATCGAGTCATTGCCAGGGGGTGTGGCTGAGGGAGAGAAGCAGGAAGATTTGAAATCACCAAGTCATTCACGGTCACTATCTAAAGAGGATGATTCTGTCACATCCAGTGTTGCATCTTATCCTCCAAATCATAGGTATCATAATGCCAGAGAAAGTGATGATGAAGCTGAAGAGTATGGTGATAGCGATTTGGAGGATTTGGATGATGAAGATGACAATGAAGATGATTACTACTCCGATGAAGATACGAATGCTAGATTTCCTGGCCATCAAGTGTGGTCTGAACCTGTTGTAACTGCATCAATGGAGTCGAGGACAGGAAGCTCTTCAGCTCCAGCCACGAGGCAGGAAGTAGAGAGCGTGATGGTGAAAACTCAGCTGCCCGACGAGGAAGCCAAGGAAATTGGATCAAGAACCAATGCTAGAGACAGAAGCGATTATATCAATTCAGTGCTCAACCCTGTTGAGAATATTACTCAATGGAAGGCTGCAAAGTCAAAAGGGACAGTTGTAGTAAAGCCACAGAAGGAGAACTTTGAGGCTCCTCGTATGTCGTTTAGCTCAGAGCCCATATTTGGGCAGGCGCCCTCTAGTTTCAAGGCAAAGTCTCATCAATCAAAAAATGGAAATCAAGAAACATTGGTTGATGCAAGTCTTTCAAATTGGATAGGTACTCCTGAAGTTGCAACCTCCAAGAAGACTAGTTTTAGTGGCTTCGAGACAATCACTAAATCGTGGACAGCCACATCAGAAGGCTGCTGCACTTCTCCGATGAGCTTTGAAGATAGACCAATATTAGGCGCATTGACAGTTGAAGAGCTCAAGCAAATCTCAGCATCACCGTCCCCAAGAAAGTCTCCTAGTCGAAGCCATGATGAGATGCCCATTATAGGAAGTGTTGGTACCCACTGGAATGATTCGGGTTCAGCAAAGCATTCTGGTGCAGTCGCATCTTTTAAAGGCATACCAAACACAACCAGCAAGTACAGAGAG GATAGGACAGTTAATTGGCACTCCACTCCTTTCGAGACAAGATTGGATAGAGCTCTCAACAGAGGTGCTGCATGA
- the LOC121765243 gene encoding protein PHOSPHATE STARVATION RESPONSE 1-like isoform X1 — MEAKHALPIQRSGPRQISSVGASASLSAAFPIPSTVLEETYPQQVSLERELMQRPPAVVSSLSSNSGAVGHIFSSSSGFSTDLHFSSVQQQQEKHPTQSPFISQSTSSGKSVKLPHSVDSQLLQSTASSHFNRESNESWCTDTWPDFLDFPISTTIQSSQLYGSNSSGITIPHEDLGKPNDWQDWADQRITDNDALTADWSGLLGDASVAEPEPKHSQQCTSISNQQPHIPQQVPSTSGEICTGGAQSSSNAAPGKQRMRWTPELHETFLEAVNKLGGSERATPKGVLKLMKVEGLTIYHVKSHLQKYRTARYKPETTEESTERKPASIEEFSSLDLKTGIEITEALRLQMEVQKRLHEQLEIQRNLQLRIEEQGKYLQMMFEKQCKSGTDLLRGASSSSENALKELKDSSAVEAENKVSEGEPAKTPGETSQMAGGKQKAPEGVPSSPPTKRKKVDEEAPVSS, encoded by the exons ATGGAAGCAAAGCATGCTTTACCTATTCAAAGATCAGGCCCAAGACAAATTAGTAGTGTTGGGGCCTCAGCATCTCTATCTGCTGCATTTCCTATTCCATCAACTGTTCTGGAAGAGACTTATCCACAGCAGGTTTCTTTAGAGAGGGAACTGATGCAGCGTCCTCCAGCTGTTGTTTCATCATTGTCTTCCAACAGTGGGGCTGTTGGACATatattttcttcttcatcaggATTTTCAACTGATCTCCATTTTTCATCCGTCCAACAGCAACAAGAAAAACATCCTACACAATCCCCTTTCATTTCTCAATCAACAAGTAGTGGAAAATCAGTTAAATTACCACATTctgttgattctcaacttcttCAATCCACTGCATCTAGTCATTTTAACAGAGAAAGCAATGAGTCTTGGTGCACGGATACATGGCCTGATTTTCTTGATTTCCCAATTAGTACAACAATCCAGAGCAGTCAGTTGTATGGAAGTAACAGTAGTGGCATCACCATTCCTCATGAAGATCTAGGTAAACCCAATGATTGGCAAGACTGGGCTGATCAGCGTATTACTGATAATGATGCTTTAACTGCTGATTGGAGTGGGCTTCTTGGTGATGCAAGTGTTGCAGAACCAGAACCAAAG CATTCACAGCAATGCACAAGTATCTCCAACCAGCAGCCTCATATACCGCAACAAGTTCCCAGTACATCTGGAGAAATTTGCACTGGTGGCGCTCAATCATCCTCTAATGCTGCTCCAGGAAAACAACGCATGCGCTGGACCCCAGAACTTCATGAGACCTTTCTGGAAGCAGTCAACAAGCTTGGTGGCAGTGAAA GAGCTACCCCCAAGGGTGTTCTCAAACTAATGAAAGTTGAAGGGTTGACCATCTATCATGTCAAAAGCCATCTACAG AAGTACCGAACAGCTAGATACAAACCAGAGACAACAGAAG AGTCTACGGAGAGGAAACCTGCCTCCATTGAAGAATTTTCATCCCTGGACTTAAAAAC GGGTATTGAGATCACTGAAGCACTGCGATTACAGATGGAAGTCCAAAAGCGACTCCATGAACAACTTGAG ATTCAAAGAAATTTACAGCTTCGGATTGAAGAACAGGGAAAATATCTTCAGATGATGTTTGAGAAGCAGTGCAAGTCAGGCACAGACTTACTCAGGGGGGCTTCATCAAGCAGCGAGAATGCTTTGAAAGAGTTGAAAGATAGTTCAGCAGTAGAAGCTGAAAACAAGGTTTCAGAAGGTGAGCCAGCTAAAACACCAGGAGAAACTTCTCAGATGGCAGGCGGGAAGCAAAAAGCACCTGAAGGTGTGCCCAGCTCACCACCTACAAAACGTAAAAAAGTTGACGAGGAAGCCCCTGTCTCGTCTTAG
- the LOC121765243 gene encoding protein PHOSPHATE STARVATION RESPONSE 1-like isoform X2: protein MEAKHALPIQRSGPRQISSVGASASLSAAFPIPSTVLEETYPQQVSLERELMQRPPAVVSSLSSNSGAVGHIFSSSSGFSTDLHFSSVQQQQEKHPTQSPFISQSTSSGKSVKLPHSVDSQLLQSTASSHFNRESNESWCTDTWPDFLDFPISTTIQSSQLYGSNSSGITIPHEDLGKPNDWQDWADQRITDNDALTADWSGLLGDASVAEPEPKVAYLITFCSYQHSQQCTSISNQQPHIPQQVPSTSGEICTGGAQSSSNAAPGKQRMRWTPELHETFLEAVNKLGGSERATPKGVLKLMKVEGLTIYHVKSHLQKYRTARYKPETTEESTERKPASIEEFSSLDLKTGIEITEALRLQMEVQKRLHEQLEIQRNLQLRIEEQGKYLQMMFEKQCKSGTDLLRGASSSSENALKELKDSSAVEAENKVSEGEPAKTPGETSQMAGGKQKAPEGVPSSPPTKRKKVDEEAPVSS, encoded by the exons ATGGAAGCAAAGCATGCTTTACCTATTCAAAGATCAGGCCCAAGACAAATTAGTAGTGTTGGGGCCTCAGCATCTCTATCTGCTGCATTTCCTATTCCATCAACTGTTCTGGAAGAGACTTATCCACAGCAGGTTTCTTTAGAGAGGGAACTGATGCAGCGTCCTCCAGCTGTTGTTTCATCATTGTCTTCCAACAGTGGGGCTGTTGGACATatattttcttcttcatcaggATTTTCAACTGATCTCCATTTTTCATCCGTCCAACAGCAACAAGAAAAACATCCTACACAATCCCCTTTCATTTCTCAATCAACAAGTAGTGGAAAATCAGTTAAATTACCACATTctgttgattctcaacttcttCAATCCACTGCATCTAGTCATTTTAACAGAGAAAGCAATGAGTCTTGGTGCACGGATACATGGCCTGATTTTCTTGATTTCCCAATTAGTACAACAATCCAGAGCAGTCAGTTGTATGGAAGTAACAGTAGTGGCATCACCATTCCTCATGAAGATCTAGGTAAACCCAATGATTGGCAAGACTGGGCTGATCAGCGTATTACTGATAATGATGCTTTAACTGCTGATTGGAGTGGGCTTCTTGGTGATGCAAGTGTTGCAGAACCAGAACCAAAGGTGGC GTATCTCATAACGTTTTGTTCATATCAGCATTCACAGCAATGCACAAGTATCTCCAACCAGCAGCCTCATATACCGCAACAAGTTCCCAGTACATCTGGAGAAATTTGCACTGGTGGCGCTCAATCATCCTCTAATGCTGCTCCAGGAAAACAACGCATGCGCTGGACCCCAGAACTTCATGAGACCTTTCTGGAAGCAGTCAACAAGCTTGGTGGCAGTGAAA GAGCTACCCCCAAGGGTGTTCTCAAACTAATGAAAGTTGAAGGGTTGACCATCTATCATGTCAAAAGCCATCTACAG AAGTACCGAACAGCTAGATACAAACCAGAGACAACAGAAG AGTCTACGGAGAGGAAACCTGCCTCCATTGAAGAATTTTCATCCCTGGACTTAAAAAC GGGTATTGAGATCACTGAAGCACTGCGATTACAGATGGAAGTCCAAAAGCGACTCCATGAACAACTTGAG ATTCAAAGAAATTTACAGCTTCGGATTGAAGAACAGGGAAAATATCTTCAGATGATGTTTGAGAAGCAGTGCAAGTCAGGCACAGACTTACTCAGGGGGGCTTCATCAAGCAGCGAGAATGCTTTGAAAGAGTTGAAAGATAGTTCAGCAGTAGAAGCTGAAAACAAGGTTTCAGAAGGTGAGCCAGCTAAAACACCAGGAGAAACTTCTCAGATGGCAGGCGGGAAGCAAAAAGCACCTGAAGGTGTGCCCAGCTCACCACCTACAAAACGTAAAAAAGTTGACGAGGAAGCCCCTGTCTCGTCTTAG
- the LOC121765108 gene encoding uncharacterized protein LOC121765108 isoform X2 yields MGWSYPEIAIEDLMKLIKNYIDMLILASGYQSTGRLANWDSNNINRSFQWALFLENVMKALLSSADYEESVEELDALLHELTLDPNFPQGLAHLSCAMLVRAKDLVLEHLIHTFPLRESHLKAVATASVEMDISNLKRRESNGLDVYLEKLMLLPSNGPNLNETAIQKLGIRQSAVSCSTVAEAVLENIWKTLRTKMHDELGSTSNSELLKQSTIGEELPLESDYWNHWRARSLSYMLDKRTIRMISGASLIFSAPEGQWTQVFERLNLPAQNDDISEMIELLLLGCVANKWSALLEHLMSVSYEFPAISKLYHEVISLPPGKSQNFFPNEGLMNSKEKSIVDYLEVLISSKVNQLWQLPPVLAAVAIPSWSKLFRSYLRELEGQLIGNSLATSCLAGTLEHRECEVGERIWCLYTFHVCSGTGRSNIT; encoded by the exons ATGGGTTGGTCGTACCCTGAAATAGCAATTGAAGATTTAATGAAGTTGATCAAAAACTACATTGATATGTTGATTCTGGCGTCTGGGTATCAATCAACCGGCCGCCTCGCGAATTGGGACTCCAATAACATCAACAGATCATTCCAATGGGCGCTCTTTCTAGAGAAT GTGATGAAGGCACTACTCAGTTCAGCTGATTATGAAGAATCTGTTGAAGAGCTTGATGCTCTTTTACATGAGTTAACATTGGATCCTAATTTTCCTCAG GGTCTCGCTCATTTGTCATGTGCGATGCTGGTTAGAGCGAAGGATCTTGTGTTAGAGCATCTGATTCATACCTTTCCCCTGAGGGAATCTCATTTAAAAGCTGTAGCTACAGCATCAGTTGAGATGGACATTAGCAATCTTAAGAGGAGGGAAAGCAATGGCCTTGATGTTTATCTTGAAAAATTAATGCTGCTTCCCTCAAATGGACCCAACTTAAATGAGACCGCTATCCAGAAACTTGGGATAAGGCAATCTGCAGTATCATGCTCAACTGTAGCGGAGGCTGTGTTGGAAAATATCTGGAAAACTCTAAGAACAAAAATGCATGATGAGCTTGGGAGTACGTCAAACTCAGAGCTGCTGAAGCAGTCCACAAT AGGCGAGGAGCTGCCACTTGAATCAGATTACTGGAATCACTGGAGAGCAAGAAGCCTGTCATATATGCTTGATAAGCGGACCATAAGGATGATATCTGGTGCCAGCCTGATTTTTTCTGCACCAGAAGGCCAATGGACTCAAGTATTTGAACGATTAAATCTCCCAGCTCAGAATGATGATATCAGTGAAATGATA GAGCTCTTGTTGCTAGGATGTGTAGCAAATAAATGGAGCGCTCTACTTGAGCATCTGATGTCTGTTTCATATGAGTTCCCTGCCATATCAAAGCTCTATCACGAAGTGATCAGCTTACCACCAGGAAAGTCTCAGAACTTTTTTCCGAATGAGGGCCTGATGAATTCTAAG GAAAAAAGTATTGTTGACTACTTAGAAGTTTTAATAAGCAGTAAAGTCAATCAATTGTGGCAACTCCCCCCAGTCCTTGCAGCAGTTGCAATTCCTTCATG GTCAAAGTTGTTCAGATCTTATCTCCGTGAGCTAGAGGGTCAGCTGATAGGAAATTCTTTGGCAACCAG TTGTCTAGCCGGTACACTGGAGCATAGAGAGT GTGAGGTGGGTGAGAGAATTTGGTGCCTTTATACATTTCATGTCTGTTCTGGAACAGGAAGATCCAATATTACATGA
- the LOC121765108 gene encoding uncharacterized protein LOC121765108 isoform X3 translates to MKALLSSADYEESVEELDALLHELTLDPNFPQGLAHLSCAMLVRAKDLVLEHLIHTFPLRESHLKAVATASVEMDISNLKRRESNGLDVYLEKLMLLPSNGPNLNETAIQKLGIRQSAVSCSTVAEAVLENIWKTLRTKMHDELGSTSNSELLKQSTIGEELPLESDYWNHWRARSLSYMLDKRTIRMISGASLIFSAPEGQWTQVFERLNLPAQNDDISEMIELLLLGCVANKWSALLEHLMSVSYEFPAISKLYHEVISLPPGKSQNFFPNEGLMNSKEKSIVDYLEVLISSKVNQLWQLPPVLAAVAIPSWSKLFRSYLRELEGQLIGNSLATRRCSCLAGTLEHRECEVGERIWCLYTFHVCSGTGRSNIT, encoded by the exons ATGAAGGCACTACTCAGTTCAGCTGATTATGAAGAATCTGTTGAAGAGCTTGATGCTCTTTTACATGAGTTAACATTGGATCCTAATTTTCCTCAG GGTCTCGCTCATTTGTCATGTGCGATGCTGGTTAGAGCGAAGGATCTTGTGTTAGAGCATCTGATTCATACCTTTCCCCTGAGGGAATCTCATTTAAAAGCTGTAGCTACAGCATCAGTTGAGATGGACATTAGCAATCTTAAGAGGAGGGAAAGCAATGGCCTTGATGTTTATCTTGAAAAATTAATGCTGCTTCCCTCAAATGGACCCAACTTAAATGAGACCGCTATCCAGAAACTTGGGATAAGGCAATCTGCAGTATCATGCTCAACTGTAGCGGAGGCTGTGTTGGAAAATATCTGGAAAACTCTAAGAACAAAAATGCATGATGAGCTTGGGAGTACGTCAAACTCAGAGCTGCTGAAGCAGTCCACAAT AGGCGAGGAGCTGCCACTTGAATCAGATTACTGGAATCACTGGAGAGCAAGAAGCCTGTCATATATGCTTGATAAGCGGACCATAAGGATGATATCTGGTGCCAGCCTGATTTTTTCTGCACCAGAAGGCCAATGGACTCAAGTATTTGAACGATTAAATCTCCCAGCTCAGAATGATGATATCAGTGAAATGATA GAGCTCTTGTTGCTAGGATGTGTAGCAAATAAATGGAGCGCTCTACTTGAGCATCTGATGTCTGTTTCATATGAGTTCCCTGCCATATCAAAGCTCTATCACGAAGTGATCAGCTTACCACCAGGAAAGTCTCAGAACTTTTTTCCGAATGAGGGCCTGATGAATTCTAAG GAAAAAAGTATTGTTGACTACTTAGAAGTTTTAATAAGCAGTAAAGTCAATCAATTGTGGCAACTCCCCCCAGTCCTTGCAGCAGTTGCAATTCCTTCATG GTCAAAGTTGTTCAGATCTTATCTCCGTGAGCTAGAGGGTCAGCTGATAGGAAATTCTTTGGCAACCAG GCGCTGCAGTTGTCTAGCCGGTACACTGGAGCATAGAGAGT GTGAGGTGGGTGAGAGAATTTGGTGCCTTTATACATTTCATGTCTGTTCTGGAACAGGAAGATCCAATATTACATGA
- the LOC121765108 gene encoding uncharacterized protein LOC121765108 isoform X1 translates to MGWSYPEIAIEDLMKLIKNYIDMLILASGYQSTGRLANWDSNNINRSFQWALFLENVMKALLSSADYEESVEELDALLHELTLDPNFPQGLAHLSCAMLVRAKDLVLEHLIHTFPLRESHLKAVATASVEMDISNLKRRESNGLDVYLEKLMLLPSNGPNLNETAIQKLGIRQSAVSCSTVAEAVLENIWKTLRTKMHDELGSTSNSELLKQSTIGEELPLESDYWNHWRARSLSYMLDKRTIRMISGASLIFSAPEGQWTQVFERLNLPAQNDDISEMIELLLLGCVANKWSALLEHLMSVSYEFPAISKLYHEVISLPPGKSQNFFPNEGLMNSKEKSIVDYLEVLISSKVNQLWQLPPVLAAVAIPSWSKLFRSYLRELEGQLIGNSLATRRCSCLAGTLEHRECEVGERIWCLYTFHVCSGTGRSNIT, encoded by the exons ATGGGTTGGTCGTACCCTGAAATAGCAATTGAAGATTTAATGAAGTTGATCAAAAACTACATTGATATGTTGATTCTGGCGTCTGGGTATCAATCAACCGGCCGCCTCGCGAATTGGGACTCCAATAACATCAACAGATCATTCCAATGGGCGCTCTTTCTAGAGAAT GTGATGAAGGCACTACTCAGTTCAGCTGATTATGAAGAATCTGTTGAAGAGCTTGATGCTCTTTTACATGAGTTAACATTGGATCCTAATTTTCCTCAG GGTCTCGCTCATTTGTCATGTGCGATGCTGGTTAGAGCGAAGGATCTTGTGTTAGAGCATCTGATTCATACCTTTCCCCTGAGGGAATCTCATTTAAAAGCTGTAGCTACAGCATCAGTTGAGATGGACATTAGCAATCTTAAGAGGAGGGAAAGCAATGGCCTTGATGTTTATCTTGAAAAATTAATGCTGCTTCCCTCAAATGGACCCAACTTAAATGAGACCGCTATCCAGAAACTTGGGATAAGGCAATCTGCAGTATCATGCTCAACTGTAGCGGAGGCTGTGTTGGAAAATATCTGGAAAACTCTAAGAACAAAAATGCATGATGAGCTTGGGAGTACGTCAAACTCAGAGCTGCTGAAGCAGTCCACAAT AGGCGAGGAGCTGCCACTTGAATCAGATTACTGGAATCACTGGAGAGCAAGAAGCCTGTCATATATGCTTGATAAGCGGACCATAAGGATGATATCTGGTGCCAGCCTGATTTTTTCTGCACCAGAAGGCCAATGGACTCAAGTATTTGAACGATTAAATCTCCCAGCTCAGAATGATGATATCAGTGAAATGATA GAGCTCTTGTTGCTAGGATGTGTAGCAAATAAATGGAGCGCTCTACTTGAGCATCTGATGTCTGTTTCATATGAGTTCCCTGCCATATCAAAGCTCTATCACGAAGTGATCAGCTTACCACCAGGAAAGTCTCAGAACTTTTTTCCGAATGAGGGCCTGATGAATTCTAAG GAAAAAAGTATTGTTGACTACTTAGAAGTTTTAATAAGCAGTAAAGTCAATCAATTGTGGCAACTCCCCCCAGTCCTTGCAGCAGTTGCAATTCCTTCATG GTCAAAGTTGTTCAGATCTTATCTCCGTGAGCTAGAGGGTCAGCTGATAGGAAATTCTTTGGCAACCAG GCGCTGCAGTTGTCTAGCCGGTACACTGGAGCATAGAGAGT GTGAGGTGGGTGAGAGAATTTGGTGCCTTTATACATTTCATGTCTGTTCTGGAACAGGAAGATCCAATATTACATGA